In one Rutidosis leptorrhynchoides isolate AG116_Rl617_1_P2 chromosome 8, CSIRO_AGI_Rlap_v1, whole genome shotgun sequence genomic region, the following are encoded:
- the LOC139862119 gene encoding RING-H2 finger protein ATL80-like yields the protein MPRSYRFLSSVTNSSSSFDQVTAEPPEAVAVESDFVVILAALLCALICVLGLLAVARCAWLRRGSTATARRNPSQLTANKGIKKKIVQALPKFVYEKEKHDAVKLACGDCAICLSEYADGDEIRVLPQCGHGFHVGCIDLWLNSHSSCPSCRQMLVVTRCRKCGEIPIVSAGNVSTERERKNGRHDNSSCSSEYLP from the coding sequence ATGCCTCGTTCCTATAGATTCTTATCTTCAGTCACTAATTCATCTTCATCGTTTGATCAGGTAACGGCGGAACCACCGGAGGCCGTTGCCGTCGAATCGGATTTCGTCGTCATCCTCGCCGCGCTTCTCTGCGCTTTAATTTGCGTGCTAGGTCTACTTGCCGTAGCTCGCTGCGCTTGGCTCCGTCGTGGCTCAACCGCTACCGCTCGCCGGAACCCTAGCCAGCTGACCGCAAATAAAGGAATCAAGAAGAAAATAGTCCAAGCGCTGCCGAAATTCGTTTACGAGAAGGAAAAACACGACGCCGTAAAGTTAGCGTGCGGTGACTGTGCGATTTGTTTATCGGAGTACGCCGACGGTGACGAGATACGAGTTTTGCCGCAGTGTGGACATGGATTCCATGTCGGTTGTATTGATTTGTGGCTCAATTCTCATTCATCGTGTCCGTCGTGTAGACAGATGCTTGTGGTGACGAGGTGCCGGAAGTGCGGCGAGATTCCGATAGTTTCTGCCGGAAATGTTTCGACGGAAAGGGAACGGAAAAATGGACGACATGATAATAGTTCATGTTCAAGTGAATATTTACCGTAA